One genomic region from Sciurus carolinensis chromosome 2, mSciCar1.2, whole genome shotgun sequence encodes:
- the Pard6b gene encoding partitioning defective 6 homolog beta — protein MNRGHRHGAGSGCLGTMEVKSKFGAEFRRFSLERSKPGRFEEFYGLLQHVHKIPNVDVLVGYADIHGDLLPINNDDNYHKAVSTANPLLRIFIQKKEEADYSAFGTDTLIKKKNVLTNVLRPDNHRKKPHIVISMPQDFRPVSSIIDVDILPETHRRVRLYKYGTEKPLGFYIRDGSSVRVTPHGLEKVPGIFISRLVPGGLAQSTGLLAVNDEVLEVNGIEVSGKSLDQVTDMMIANSRNLIITVRPANQRNNVVRNSRTSGSSGQSTDNSLLGCPQPMEPSFEPEDEDSDEDDVVIEDNGVPQQIPKAVPEAESLESLTQIELSFESGQNGLIPSRGLSLAPAAGGTDSEFETRAPVQKLLEEDGTIITL, from the exons ATGAACCGCGGCCACCGGCACGGGGCGGGCAGCGGCTGCCTGGGCACCATGGAGGTGAAGAGCAAG TTTGGAGCGGAGTTTCGTCGGTTCTCCCTGGAAAGGTCAAAACCTGGAAGATTCGAGGAGTTCTATGGCCTGCTGCAGCACGTTCACAAGATCCCCAACGTGGACGTGCTGGTGGGCTACGCTGACATCCACGGGGACTTGCTGCCTATAAATAACGATGACAACTACCACAAAGCCGTTTCAACAGCCAATCCACTGCTTAGgatatttatacaaaagaaag aagaagCAGACTATAGTGCCTTCGGTACAGACACGCtaataaagaagaagaatgttTTAACCAATGTGTTACGTCCTGACAACCATAGAAAAAAGCCACACATAGTCATTAGTATGCCCCAAGACTTCCGGCCTGTGTCTTCCATCATAGACGTGGATATTCTCCCAGAAACACACCGTCGGGTTCGTCTTTACAAATATGGCACCGAGAAACCCCTGGGGTTCTACATCCGGGACGGCTCCAGTGTCCGGGTCACACCCCACGGGCTGGAGAAGGTCCCCGGGATCTTCATATCCAGGCTCGTCCCAGGAGGTCTGGCTCAGAGCACGGGACTGTTAGCCGTCAATGATGAGGTCTTAGAAGTTAACGGCATAGAAGTCTCAGGAAAGAGTCTCGACCAAGTAACAGACATGATGATCGCAAACAGCCGCAACCTCATCATCACAGTGAGGCCAGCCAACCAGAGGAATAATGTCGTCAGGAACAGTCGGACTTCTGGCAGCTCCGGCCAGTCGACCGACAATAGCCTTCTTGGCTGTCCACAGCCGATGGAACCAAGCTTTGAGCCAGAGGATGAAGACAGCGATGAAGACGACGTTGTCATCGAAGACAACGGGGTGCCGCAGCAGATCCCCAAGGCTGTTCCCGAGGCCGAGAGCCTGGAATCCCTAACGCAGATAGAACTCAGTTTTGAGTCTGGGCAGAATGGCCTCATTCCTTCTCGTGGCCTGAGCTTGGCACCCGCAGCAGGTGGCACAGACTCGGAGTTTGAAACTCGAGCTCCAGTTCAGAAGCTCTTAGAAGAAGACGGGACGATCATAACCCTGTGA